Part of the Vicinamibacteria bacterium genome is shown below.
GCGATGCCGACGCCGAGGATTCCGAGGATTACCGACAGTGAGAGGAAAGTCGGAATGGGATAGTGGTGCGACAGGAGCATCTTGACCCCGACGAATCCGAGGACATAGACCAGGCTCATCTTCAGATAGCGAAAACCCGCCATGACCGCGGCCAGCGCGAAATAGAGCGATCGAAGACCGAGGATGGCGAAGACGTTCGAAGTGAATACGAGAAAGGGATCCTGGGTCACCGCAAAGATGGCGGGGATCGAATCCACGGCAAAGACCACGTCGGAGAACTCCACCACCAGCAGGGCGAGGAACAGAGGAGTCATCGACCATCCGGCCGCGGTCCTCACGAAGAATCGGCCTCCGTGCAGCTCGTCGGTCAAAGGGTAG
Proteins encoded:
- a CDS encoding PGPGW domain-containing protein, coding for YPLTDELHGGRFFVRTAAGWSMTPLFLALLVVEFSDVVFAVDSIPAIFAVTQDPFLVFTSNVFAILGLRSLYFALAAVMAGFRYLKMSLVYVLGFVGVKMLLSHHYPIPTFLSLSVILGILGVGIAASFVGRGRDTAPLVSPLANELESLLLLTRKHARRTIVLLMGSTLLVVGAALLVLPGPGLLLIALALAVLATEFIWARRWLERLRQRTGTIQGEVTGFLRRFENR